Genomic segment of Labrenzia sp. CE80:
CGAGATGGTCGGGCTGAAGGGGTTTGAGAACGTTTATCCCAATGAATTGTCCGGCGGCATGGCGCAGCGTGCCTCTATTTGCCGGATGCTGATTACTGAACCGGCAGTTCTGCTTTTGGACGAGCCGTTCAGCGCGCTCGACGAGTTGTCGCGCGATATGATGAATATGGAATTGCAAAGAATTTGCCGTGAGCAGGAGGCGACGGCCTTTTTGGTCACCCATTCCATTCAAGAAGCGGTAATCCTGTCGGATGAGATCGTCGTGATGAAACCACGCCCGGGCCGAATTGCGGAGATCGTCAAGGTTGATCTGCCTCGGCCGCGGACACTTGATTTAATGACGACACCGAGATTTGGCGAAATCGTGGATCACATTCGCGGCATGTTGGACAAGGGAGAAGGCATGTGACTGATGCGCCAATCAATCAGCAGCTAGAAACCGAAGCTGCGGAGGATACCGTCTGGGTTCAGGAAGTCGCTTTCATCGACGCCATACCCCGTTGGATCGCCATGACATTTGTGTTCGTGGTCTTCATCGGTACATGGGATGTGGTGACGCGTCTCGAGCTCGTTTCGCCGATCATTTTGCCCACGCCGCGGGAAACCTTCAACGATATGATTTTTGTTGGAAGTAATCTTCTTAGCGGCGGCTATATGCTTGGTGCTCTTTGGATCACGATCCAAGAAGTAATCTACGGCTTCGCGCTTGCGATCGCGATCGGCTTCTCGCTTGGCGTTCTCGTCGGCGAAACAGTGTTCGGGGAAAAAGCCGTAATGCCCTATCTGGTGGCCATCGACACGATGCCGAAGGTCGCCTTTGCGCCCCTCTTTGTTGCCTGGCTGGGCTTTGGCATCGAATCCAAAGTGTCGCTGGCGGCGTTTATCGCCACCTTCCCGATCGTAGTTGGAACTGCAGCAGGCCTTCATTCTGCTGATGAAAATGCCCGCATGCTCTTTAAGACCATGGGCGCGAGCCGGATGCAGACCTTGATTAAGATGAAGCTTCCAACCGGGCTTCCGCAGATCTTCACAGGACTCAAGATCGGCGCCGTTGGCGTGATGGCTGGTGCAATCACGGGTGAATTCCTGGGCGGCGGCAAAGGTTTTGGCGAACTCATCCGGGTCGCTGCGTCCCAGCTCAATACGCCGCGCGTGTTCTCCTTGATCTTGTATCTGAGCCTCGTCGGGCTGGTGTTGTACCTGCTCGTACAATGGACGCAGCGCAAGGTCGTGTTCTGGCAAAAGGAATCCGTAGGTGCACACGATCACTAAAGCATCCACCATACCGGTGCATACCCTGCGAGATTTCGTTTCGGCGGCGCTGCAATCGAAGGGCGTCCCGCATGAAGATGCCGTCAAAGTCGCCACGCTCATGGTTGAGGCAGATATCTTTGGGTATGGCACACACGGTGTTTTTCGCTTGCGGCAGTACCTGGCGCGTTTGGACGGCGGCGGCTGCAACCCGACCCCCTCGGTGACCGTGGCACATGAAACAATCGCCACGGGCGTAATTGATGGAGATGACGGACTTGGTCATCTCGCAATGTCCGCTGCGCGTGATCTGGCTATCGAAAAGGCACGCACTGCCGGTATTGGTTGGGTTGGCGTTCGCCGCGGCAATCATGCCGGGCCCTTGGCGCTCTATGTGAGGCCACAAGCTGAGGCTGGTCTGCTTGGCATGGCGGCGGCAGTAGGAAGCGCGAACCACGTGCCTCCGTACGGTGGAACCGACCTTCTTCTTGGTACCAACCCAATTGCGTTTTCGGCGCCCGCCGCCGGTGCCGATCCTTTCGTATTCGACATGGCCACCACAGTTGCAGCGATGGGAAAGATCAAGACGCTTCTGCAACAGGGCAAGGAGATGCCGGAAGGCTGGATGGTTGGACGGGATGGTAAACCGCTCACAGATCCAACCCGGAAATCAGAGGGCTTTCTCCTGCCGATTGGCGGCGCGAAGGGGTTCGGTTTGTCGGTTGTAATCGGGCTTATGGCAGGTGTCCTCAATGGGGCTGCCTTCGGATCAGACGTCGTCGACTTCACGAACGACACAACCTCTTCCACCAATACTGGGCTGTTTGTCATGGCGCTTGATCCAGTTGCCTTTGGAATTGGCGACGACTTTGCTAGCACCGCCAGTCGGGTCTTTGACGAGATGCGTGCCTCTGAGCCGCTTCCGGGTCATGATCCTGTGCGGTTGCCGGGTGATGGCAAGACCGCGGCAGCTGATGCGCGCCGGTCCAACGGCCTTGCTCTGAACCCCGCTCTGCGGCGCGATCTGAATGTGCTTGCAGCTGATTGCGGACTCACAGCTCCGTTTCCTGACGAACTCGCAAAAGGCTGAGAACACGTTTGCCAGGATACTGCCCAGCACCACTGGAAAGTTGGTAATGTTAGGTCTTGGGTGTGGAGTATTTGAAAGAGGCAGTTTTTGGCATTCATAAACACTACGTAGTCACCCTGCCCAAGCAAGCAAAGTTATTTTGACAGCGCCAGGTCAAATGCACACTGAGGTCGGCGTGCCTTAAACGGCTTCGACGTCGGGTGCATTCTGCAACCAGCGCAGCACCGAACTTTTCTTGTTTTTCATGTGAACAATCAGGACTGAAGCAAGCTTCTTGCCATCGCGCGCTTCCAGCGTTCGAATTATTTCATTGTGTTCGTCTACGGCTTCGCTCCAGCGCTCGTCAGATATATTGGCCGCATATCGCGCACGCAACATACGCGCCGACAATGACATACTGGAGTTGGCCAAGGTCTCGTTTCTTGCTGCAGAAAGTATGCCTAGATGGATTTCTTGGTTAAACTTAAAATACGCAGCCAAGTCCCTGTCACGATAGCTTTGTATCATTTCGTCGTGAAGCGAACGGATACTGATAATTTCCTCATCAGTGATCTTTTCGCAGGCCAACTCCCCCGAAAGCCCCTCAAGAACGGCGAGCACCGGAAAGACCTCTTCGACCTCTTCTATCGTGATCGCGGTGACCCATGCTCCGCGATTTGGTTCCAATCGGACCAAACCCTCTGCGGCCAAAACCTTCAATGCTTCGCGCAATGGGGTCCGTGATACGTTGAATTGTTCGCAAAGGGCTTTTTCGGGGACTTTTTTGTCCGGGGCCATTTGGCCTTCAATGATCAACGGACGCAGACGCTCCACCAATTCAAGGTGAAGTGACTTTCGCTCGATTATCATGTTTGCGGACAAATCAGTCATTTTGCAGCGTTTACACTCGTTTCAGTGCCAAGTCGAGAAGTCGGGCTATGTGCATCGGATTGCGATTGGTGTTATCTGCGATTTGGTGGCGACAAGACGTGCCATCGGCCACGATGATTGCATCATCAGATGCGGCGCGCACAGCTGGAAGAACGTCCAGTTCGGCCATTTTTATCGACGCGTCATATGTGCCCACGCCGTAGCCGAATGCGCCTGCCATGCCACAGCAGCTGCTTTCGATTTTGGTAACATTAGTGTCCGGCAAGAGTGCAAGCGTACGTTCGATTGCTGGCATAACCCCCATCGCTTTTTGGTGGCAGTGCCCGTGCAATTTGACCTCAGGCGCCGGAGATTGAAGGCGAGAAGTGAAATGCGGATTGTCCGTCTGATCAGCGATGAACTCCTCGAACATCCGTGCCTGTTTGGCGATCTTTGCGCTATCTTCTCCGGGTAACAACACCGGTATCTCGTCGCGAAGGGTCAGTAGGCAGCTTGGTTCCAGGCCGATTATGGGAACGCCAAGTTCTGCATAAGGCAAAAGAGCATCGACCAGCCGTTTGGCCTCTTGCCGCGCTTGATCAACCAATCCAACCGACAAAAACGTACGACCACAACACAATGGACGACCATTGTCTGTAGGTTTTACAACATCGACCGAACAGCCCGTCGCATTCAAAACTCTGACCGCCGCGCGCAGGTTTTCAGGCTCGAAGTAGCGGCTGAAACTGTCAACAAACAGAGCTGCGTCCGGTGTTGAGATCGCGCTGACTTCGGTATCCTTGAACGGTTTGGCCGCCCATTTGGGCAATGGCCGTTTTGCAGTGAAACCCGTCAATCGTTCTGTTGTTTTGGCCAAACCAGGCACCTTGTCCCGCAGGTTCAGCAGAAAAGGCAGTTTTGCCGCCCAAGGCGCGTATCGCGGCAGATAACCGACAAGCCGATCATGAATGCTCAGGCCGTGTTTCTTGGCGCGCGCAGAGAGTACCTCAATCTTCATCCGCGCCATATCTACGCCTGTCGGGCACTCGCGCTTGCAGCCCTTGCAGGACACGCAAAGCTTCATCGCATCTGCCATCTCTTCGGATACCAGTGCGTCAGGTCCAAGCTGTCCGGATATCGCAAGACGAAGGGTGTTGGCGCGGCCTCGGGTCAGGTCTCGTTCTTTTCGGGTTACCCGAAATGAGGGACACATGACGCCGCCCTTCAGTTTACGGCACGCTCCGTTGTTGTTGCACATTTCAACGGCACCCTGAAAACCGCCGTCCTTTCCGGACCACTCGGACCAATCCAGTTCGGTTTTCAGATGCGAGGTTTGATATTCTGGTCCATAGCGGAACAGGCTACGGTCATCCATCTTTGGCGCATTGACGATTTTACCAGGGTTGAACACGCCGGTTGGATCGAAGCGATCTTTTACCTCCTCAAAGGTCGCGACCATCCGAGAGCCAAACATCTTTTCATGAAATTCCGAGCGGACGATGCCGTCACCATGTTCGCCTGAATGCGAACCCTTGTAGCGGGCGACAAGGTCAAAACATTCCTCGGCAATCGCGCGCATTGTGGCGACGTCACTATCCAGCTTCAGGTTCAACACGGGGCGCACATGCAGACACCCGACCGACGCATGTGCGTACCATGTTCCTCTGGTGCCATGACGTTCGAAAACCTCTGTAAGCCCGGCCGTGTAGGCGGCAAGGTCAGGCAGTTCGACCGCACAATCCTCGACAAACGATACGGGCTTCCCGGCGGTCTTCATGGACATCATTATGTTGAGGCCAGATTTGCGCAGTTCAGCGATCTGTCCCTGTAGACCTGCATCCGTCACCGCAGTGACACCGCCCCAGGCTTTGCCGGTCCCGGTCCATGAAAATCCGAGATCGCCCATCATCTGGTCGAGGTCTTTTAACTTTTGCGCCCCGTTGGCTTGCGTGAATTCCACCAAGAGCAAAGCCTCAGGCGCTCCTGTTACAAAATTTTCGATTGTCTTGGCAAAAAGCGGAATGTCCCGAGCCAGCGCGATCATCGTGTGATCGACCAACTCAACCCCCTCGGGATCAAGCGTCACCAGGTGTTGTGCGGCATCCATCGCCTGATGAAAGGTCGGGAAGTGACACACTCCCAAGGCCTTGCCGTCCTGAAGCGGGGAGAGTTTCAGCTCAATCGCGGTTGTGTAGGCAAGCGTACCTTCCGAGCCAACAAGAAGATGAGCTAGGTTTTGGGTGTTCAATCCCGAAGTCAGTGCGTCGATGTTGTAGCCACCCACACGTCGCATCACATTGGGGAAACGGGTAGCGATTTCAGCTGTTTCTCTTTGGCCTACCGCCGCAAGATCTCGGGAGAGCGCGTTGTAAGCTGCGTTCTGGTCGGTAAGACCCACACCGAATCGGTGTTTGCTGCCATCGGCCAAGATCGCGTCAATCGACAGCACATTGTCCCGCATCATGCCGTATCTAATGGATTTCCCGCCGCAGGAGTTGTTCCCCGTCATCCCGCCAAGGGTTGCGCGCGAAGCAGTTGAGACATCGACCGGGAACCAAAGCCCATGCGGTTTGAGCACCCGATTCAGTTCATCGAGCACGACGCCCGGGCGCACGACACAGCGCCTGTTGGCGACATCAAGCTCGAGTATTTCATTGAAATACTGAGTGTTATCCAGAACCAGCGCTTCGTTGACGGTCTGGCCACACTGTGATGTGCCGCCTCCGCGTGGCAGGATCGGCACACCTTGATCGCGTGCGCAGTCAATCGCTGCCAATATGTCGTTTTCTGATTTTGGCGCCAGCACGCCCACAGGCATCATCTGATAAATCGATGCGTCCGTTGCGTAGCGACCGCGCGAAAACGGATCGAACATCAGATCGCCCGACACTCTTTTAGAAAGCTCACGAGCAATATCGTTCAACGGTGGGGTCCTTGATCTGGAAAATCTTAAATTGAATTATGAATTAAAAATTGTATATTCACAACGTCAATGTCATTCTGTGATGCAAGTTGAAACGCACGTCCCACAAGGTTCGATTTATGAGACAAGCTGGTCGCCATTTTCTGCAAATTCCCGGCCCAAGTTCGGTCCCTGATCGCATATTGCGCGCGATCTCTGGTCAGGTGATTGACCACAGAGGACCAGCATTCGGCAAAGTTGGTGCACAGGCCCTGGAAGGGATCAAAACCATCTTCAAGACCCAGCAGAATGTCGTGATCTATCCGTCGTCAGGTACCGGCGGATGGGAGGCGGCGCTTGTCAATGTGTTGTCGCCGGGCGACCGGGTGTTGATGTTTGAAACCGGACATTTTGCGACTTTGTGGAAAAAGATTGCCGAGAAACTGGGCTTGAAGCCCGAGTTCATTGAAGGCGACTGGCGAGGCGGTGCGGATCCGGACCAGATCGAGGCATATCTTGCTGAAGACAAAAATCATGAGATCAAAGCAGTCTGCGTTGTTCACAACGAGACATCGACCGGCGCCGTCTCGCCGATCGCTGCTGTCCGAAAGGCAATTGACAACGCCGGACACCCCGCGTTGTTCATGGTCGACACAATTTCGGGTCTGGCGTCGCTAGACTATCAGCACGACGAATGGGGTGTTGATGTCACTGTATCGGGATCGCAAAAGGGACTCATGCTGCCGCCGGGTCTTTCGTTCAACGCGATAAGTGCCAAGGCCATGTCGGCGAACGCTTCGGCCACCTTACGGCGATCATATTGGGACTGGGCGGATATGGTTGGCCCGAACAAAACGGGATATTTCCCGTATACGCCCGCCACGAACCTTCTTTACGGACTGAATGTCGCCATTGAAATGTTGCATGAAGAAGGCTTGGAAAATGTCTTTGCCCGACATGCGCGTCACGGGGGGGCTGCACGCGCTGCGGTTCGCGCCTGGGGCTTGGAAGTTCTTTGCAATAAGCAGGGGCAGGAAAGTGGCGTGCTGACGGCTGTTATGGTTCCCGAAGGCCATAGCGCAGATGGGTTCCGAGCGACGACTTTGGAACACTACGATATTTCTTTGGGTAACGGCCTGTCGAAGGTTGCCGATAAAGTATTCCGAATTGGCCATCTTGGTGACTTCAACGACCTTATGTTGGTCGCAACACTGGCAGGCGTTGAAATGGGTCTGACAAAGGCCAAAATTCCCCACAACGCTGGGGGAGTCGGAGCTGCGATGGCGTTGCTGGAGAGTACGCAGATCGCTGCAGAGTGACGAAAACAGTCACATTTCCTAGGGAGGGATCACTCATGACCATCAAGGCAATTCTTGCCGCAGCATCTGTTGCAATTGGCGGAGCAAGCGGTGCGCTTGCGGCCGACATCACGTTAAAGTTCGGCCATGTCGGCAACCCTGGTTCGCTGTTTGAAGCAAGCGTCGATAATTTCGCAGAGTGCGTGAATTCGTCGATGGGCGGCAAAGTCGAGGTGCAGACCTTCGGCTCTTCGCAGTTGGGCAAGGACAAGGAGCTTTTGCAAAAGCTGAAACTGGGGCAGGTCGACTTTGCGCTTCCGTCGTCCGTAATGTCTTCAGTCGACGATACGTTCGGTATTTTCGAGATGCCCTATATCATCCGTGACCGCGATCACATGCGCCGTGTTCAAGATGCGATGATGGACAAGTTCCAGACCGCTGCAAATGGTGGCGGATATCACATTGTCGGCCTGGCTGAGAACGGCTTCCGTCACATCACCAATAACACGCGTGCTATCAGTGTGCCGAGTGACCTCGAGGGCATCAAGCTTCGTACGCCCAATGGCGTGTGGCGTGTCAAGATGTTCACGGAATACGGCGCAAACCCAACACCAATGGCATTCTCGGACGTGTTCACTGCGCTGCAAACTGGCGTGATGGATGGCCAGGAAAACCCCTATGCGCAGATTGCATCCGCTAAGTTCCAGGAAGTCCAAAAGTACCTGTCAATAACAGGGCATGTGTACACACCTGCCTATATCCTCGCTTCGCAGAAGGGATTTGCGAAATTGCCAGAGGATGTGCAGACCGGTTTGACAGCCTGTGCGGCGTCTACGCAGGACTTCACCTACGAAAAAGCGGCTCAGTTGGAAACAGAATTGCTGGAGGTCATCAAGGCTGCTGGTGTCGAAGTGAATGAGGCTGACAAGGATGCATTCGTCGAGGCCTCTGCACCGATCTACAATGCATTCGCCGATGAGGTCGAAGGCGGGCAGGACATGATCGACCTGGTGCTTGGCTTGGCGAACTCAAACTAGCGCTTGTGACGGGCAGCGGACGATCCGCTGCCCTGTTCTTTGTGCGGTCATTCAGATCCGCGCGCGCGTCCCTTTGGCTCTTACCGAAGACAAGGCCTGAAGTGAACCAGCTTTCATTCTCACTCCTACCTCGGATTGTCACGGCCCTCGGCAAAGTGCTGGAATGGATCACGATCTCGCTGATGGTGCTGCTGACGATCGTCGTGATTTCGGCGGTGATTGCACGGCTCTCGGGTCAGAGTTTCTCGTGGTACGATGAAGTTGCCGCGATAATGCTCGCCTGGATAACTTACTATGGCTCGGCGCTTGCTGCGCTTCATCGTCGTCACATCGGGTTTGACACTGTACTTTTGGCGATGCCGGTCAAGGCACGTCTGGCTGCCTTGCTGGTGGGCGAGGCAATCGTGTTGATCTTCTTCTTGCTGATGGCACGAGCAGGGCTTCAGGTTCTCGAAGTGCTCGCGGGTGACACACTGATCTCGCTGACCTGGGTTCCAGTTCAATTCACCCAATCGATTATCCCGATCGGCGCGATCCTGTTCATCCTATGCCAGCTTCTTAGCTTGCCAAGTTACTGGGAAACGACCGCCGACGGGGTTTCCTTGGAACACGCGGAGATCGAGGAAGAGGTTGAGGCCGAGATGATCAAGAACAAGGATCGTATTTGATGTTGATTGCCGCGATCTTCTGCGCTCTGCTGGCGATGATTTGCATCAATGTGCCAATTGCAGTTTCGCTGGCCATGTGCGGCGTGATCGGTCTCTTGGTGGTCGAGGGTGCAGGCAGTCTGGTCACCATTGCCTTGGACATGTATGACGGATCCACCAAGTTTTCATTGATCGCGATTCCGATGTTTGTATTGGCTGGTGCCATTATGAATGCGGGCGGGATCACGGATCGGTTGATCAATTTTGTGTCCGCTATCATCGGCTTCATCCGTGGTGGTCTGGCGATGGTCAACATTGGCGTGTCACTGTTCTTTGCGGAGATCTCGGGATCGGCTGTAGCCGATGTCGCGGCAATGGGCTCGATCCTGATTCCACAAATGAAAAAGCGCGGGTACTCAAAGGAGTTTTCCGCCGCTGTCACGTCGTCCTCAGCCTCTCTGGCGATCATCATTCCGCCGTCGATCCCTATGATCCTTTATGCCGCCTCTGCAAACACCTCAGTCGAGCAATTGTTTGTGGCTGGCGTTGTTCCGGGGCTCTTGGGTGCTGCCGGATTGATGGGCGTCGCCTACGCTTTCGCCAAACGCTATGACTATCCGGTGGAAGAGGCATTCAACCTTCCGCGCATCCGCGAGACGTTCAAGGACGCAATGCCAGCTTTTGCGTTACCAGTGATCATTCTGGGTGGGATTTTCGGCGGATTTGTCACTGCGACAGAGGCGGCGGGCTTGGCTGTGTTTGCCGCACTTATTGTCTCTGCTTGGTATCGCAACCTAAACTTGGCACATTTGCGCCGTGCTATGCTTGACGGCGGCATCCAAACAGCCGTGGTCATGCTTCTGGTTGCCGCATCGGTTCTTATGGGCGGCTTTTTGACCCGCGCGCAGATCCCTCAGCAACTGGCAGAAGGCATTTTGTCTGTTACAGCGCAGCAATGGTTGATTTTGCTGATCCTGAATTTCTTTTTCCTGATCATAGGGTTTTTCTTGCATTCGGCAGCCGCGATCATTCTGGTTGTACCAATTGTGATCCCACTGATCTCTGCTGCGGGTATCGATCCCGTGCACTTTGGTCTTGTCGTCACACTTAACCTGGCAATTGGCCAACAGACGCCGCCGGTCGCATCCGTTCTGATCACGTCCTGCTCGGTGGCGCGGGCGAATATCTGGGCCGTATCCAAGGTGAATATCTGGTTTGTCTCTGTCCTGTTGATGGTGTTGATGCTCTGCACTTATGTTCCAGCGGTGCCGATGTTCCTCGTTGAGTATTTCTATCGATGACCGAGGAGATTGATCATGCGATCGCAGGCGATGTTAAAACCATTGCACCTGCGGCTAGATTCATCAAAACGCCAGCAAAAGTAGGCAAAGCAGTGCCTAAATTGGGTCAATATAACCGAGAGGTGTTGGAACAGCTTGGCAATGATCAAGAAATTTTCGCGAGCCTTATAGTGGGCGAGGCCGTCATTTCGCCTTACCTCCCAAAGGACCAAGGCGCACACGTAGATCGGGGGCCGGAGTGAAACTTGCATTAGATGCCGCGCAGAAAATTGTCTTGGCTGCATTGGACTGGCGGCGCAGCCATGAGATGAAACCCATAACAATCGCGGTTCTTGACAGCGGCGGGTTCTTAGTCGCCCTGGCCCGCGAAGATGGCACCAGCAATCTGCGCCCTGACATTGCGCAGGGCAAGGCGCGGGGGGCTGTCGGTATGGGGCTGGGCTCGCGTGCGCTGTTTGAACGGGCAAAGTCACAGCCCTATTTTATCCAAGCAATGAACAGCATTGCCGAAGGGTCGCTGGTGCCAGTTCCCGGTGGCGTTCTGATCAAAGAGGGCGGCCAAGTCCTAGGGGCAGTTGGAATAACTGGTGACTCGTCCGACAATGACGAAACCTGCGCAATCGCAGCAATTGAGGCTGTTGGATTTACGGCAGACGGAGGCTAATCGACCCGCTAGCCGAGGTCCGGCCTTCCTGCCGTGTTGCTCCGTTGACAATCGAGCTGCCGCAGCAAAATTTGCATTGCAAGACGTTGTAAAATTAAAATCCAGTGAAAACTCGCTGAGTGTGTTGCGGTGTTTAACTGAATCGGCCGCTCCAATAGGCGTTCTTCCACTTTGAAGTGGTCCAATATGTCGCTTTAGCAACCAACTTGTGCTGTTCCATGTGTGCTCTGTCCAGGTTTCCAGAGTGGTGGATATTGCTGACAAACTATATGAACGCCTTGAGGCAGTGGCCAAGTCACTGGTTCTAAATTCTAAATGCCGTGCAGCTCTGGGTGACTACACCAGTTTTCAGTTCGGATTGCTCTATCAGCACAGGCCTCTGAATAATCAGGCCCCTGCAATCAACTTGGCTTGCGACTTAAAATCCACACATCAGCCGCCTCATCAGGGTAGTTTTTTGTGTGCGTTGGCCAAGGTGGTTTTGCCCTCCCGGCACCAGCTTGACTTGTTGATCATCAAAACCATCCGCTCTTGAAGCCCTGACCGGCTCCAGGAGTTTTTTGTGTCTGAGGATCTCTGTCTCGTTCAATTTAAGGAGGAATGGGTGGTCAGCCGAAATCGCAAAGATCCCGGCAAGGTCTCTGTGAAGATCAGTAAACAGACTGTCTTCGCCGTCGCCCGGTGTTAGAACAATCACTCTCAATGAGCCCGTCTCTACGTGAAGTCACGTGCCTATCAGTCTCAAATACCTTGACGGGAAAGCAGGGCTTCTGCATCGAAGGATGCCTGAACCTCATGTTTCCGATGCAAACTCTCTGACTGATGACGGGCGCATCGCTGGTGATATGGCATTTGCGGTGTCCCAGAGTGCTGGAAGGATTTCTTTTCGCAGACGCTCTTTGTCATAATGATGGGTTGAGACAGTACATTGAACTGCGGCAATCGACCTGCCGTCGGGGCCTATGATGGGGGCAGCGATTGCCAGTTCTCCGATAATCATTTGGCTGGTCGCGATTGCATAGCCGTCCTGTACAGCCTTTTCGACAGCTGCGGCCAATTCTGCGCGATCTGTCATCGTATGGGGTGTAAATGCCCGCATAGGCCAGCTTTCAACAATCATCTTGCGCTCTGCTTCCGGATAGGTCGCGATCATTGCTCGCCCGCTTGTCGTCATTAGTGCTGGAATGCGCCTTCCGATGACTGTTGCAGCAAACTGGGTCCGTTTGCAGGGCAGGCGGTTCGTATAGATTATGTGGTCTCCGGAAAGCTCTGCGAGGTTGACTGTTTCGCCCAGCTGCTGCGACAGCTCGATTAATTTTGGCAGTGCTCGGCCGACGATCGGATCAGCCCAATAATAGGCAAAGGCAAGTTCAAGCCATGCGTGGGAGGGGCGATAACGCCGCGTCACTGGATCCTTATCGAGCATGCCCTCCATATGCAGCGTGTAGGCCAGCCGCTGAGTTGCGCTTTTGTCCAGGCCCGTTCTTTCGATCAGATCCGACAAGGACAAATCGGTATGCCGGTCGTCGAAAGCCCTTAACAATTTCAGGCCTTTGGCCAGAGAGCCGACATAGAGCGTGTTTTGCTTCATTTTTATGCATGCTTTCAAGCTGAGCAAATTATTTCATTCCAGACTTGACGAACCCGTCTGTGCCTAGAATATTCAAATAATAAAAAAATACCAGGTATTAAAATATAATACTTCCAGAGTAGCGTGTGCAGGTACTCAGCGCATGCCAGAACAAGGAACAGGAGAATGACGGGTTCTTTTCTCAAGACAACCATCGCGGCAACCGTGCTCCTTGCAGCAGCAGGGTCTGCATCAGCCGACAAGGCAAGTGACACCGTGAACGTGGCATTTACCAAAGAGCTTGAAAATGTTGACAGCTATTTCAACTCATCGCGCGAGGGGGTTGTGCTTCAGCGGGCCGTCTGGGACGGATTAATCTACCGTGATCCGGACACCAACGAATACAAGGGCAACCTTGCGACGGCCTGGGAATGGATTGATGACACCACATTGGAATTCAAGCTGCGCGAAGGGGTGACATTCCACAATGGCGAACCTTTCAACGCAGACGACGTGGTCTTCACAGTCAACTATGTGGCGGACGAGGCCAACGGGGTAAAAACTCAGCGCAACGTCAACTGGATGAAGTCGGCAGAGAAGATCGACGACTACACAGTCCGGATCCATCTCAAAAATGCGTTCCCTGCTGCGATTGAATTCCTGTCTGGCCCCGTGTCCATGTATCCTGATGAGTATTACGCAGAAGCAGGCCCATCCGGCATGGGCCTGAAGCCAGTGGGAACCGGTCCATACAAGGTTACAGAAGTTGTTCCTGGACAACATTTCGTGCTGGAGGCAAATGAAGCCTATCATGACAGCCCGAAGGGCAAGCCAACCATCAAGAACATCGATATCCGTACGATCCCGGATGTGAATACCCAGATGGCGGAGTTGTTCAGCGGTTCACTCGATCTTATTTGGCAGGTTCCGGCAGATCTCGCTGAACGTTTG
This window contains:
- a CDS encoding aminotransferase class V-fold PLP-dependent enzyme, with the translated sequence MRQAGRHFLQIPGPSSVPDRILRAISGQVIDHRGPAFGKVGAQALEGIKTIFKTQQNVVIYPSSGTGGWEAALVNVLSPGDRVLMFETGHFATLWKKIAEKLGLKPEFIEGDWRGGADPDQIEAYLAEDKNHEIKAVCVVHNETSTGAVSPIAAVRKAIDNAGHPALFMVDTISGLASLDYQHDEWGVDVTVSGSQKGLMLPPGLSFNAISAKAMSANASATLRRSYWDWADMVGPNKTGYFPYTPATNLLYGLNVAIEMLHEEGLENVFARHARHGGAARAAVRAWGLEVLCNKQGQESGVLTAVMVPEGHSADGFRATTLEHYDISLGNGLSKVADKVFRIGHLGDFNDLMLVATLAGVEMGLTKAKIPHNAGGVGAAMALLESTQIAAE
- a CDS encoding TRAP transporter substrate-binding protein gives rise to the protein MTIKAILAAASVAIGGASGALAADITLKFGHVGNPGSLFEASVDNFAECVNSSMGGKVEVQTFGSSQLGKDKELLQKLKLGQVDFALPSSVMSSVDDTFGIFEMPYIIRDRDHMRRVQDAMMDKFQTAANGGGYHIVGLAENGFRHITNNTRAISVPSDLEGIKLRTPNGVWRVKMFTEYGANPTPMAFSDVFTALQTGVMDGQENPYAQIASAKFQEVQKYLSITGHVYTPAYILASQKGFAKLPEDVQTGLTACAASTQDFTYEKAAQLETELLEVIKAAGVEVNEADKDAFVEASAPIYNAFADEVEGGQDMIDLVLGLANSN
- a CDS encoding TRAP transporter small permease subunit yields the protein MNQLSFSLLPRIVTALGKVLEWITISLMVLLTIVVISAVIARLSGQSFSWYDEVAAIMLAWITYYGSALAALHRRHIGFDTVLLAMPVKARLAALLVGEAIVLIFFLLMARAGLQVLEVLAGDTLISLTWVPVQFTQSIIPIGAILFILCQLLSLPSYWETTADGVSLEHAEIEEEVEAEMIKNKDRI
- a CDS encoding TRAP transporter large permease, which produces MLIAAIFCALLAMICINVPIAVSLAMCGVIGLLVVEGAGSLVTIALDMYDGSTKFSLIAIPMFVLAGAIMNAGGITDRLINFVSAIIGFIRGGLAMVNIGVSLFFAEISGSAVADVAAMGSILIPQMKKRGYSKEFSAAVTSSSASLAIIIPPSIPMILYAASANTSVEQLFVAGVVPGLLGAAGLMGVAYAFAKRYDYPVEEAFNLPRIRETFKDAMPAFALPVIILGGIFGGFVTATEAAGLAVFAALIVSAWYRNLNLAHLRRAMLDGGIQTAVVMLLVAASVLMGGFLTRAQIPQQLAEGILSVTAQQWLILLILNFFFLIIGFFLHSAAAIILVVPIVIPLISAAGIDPVHFGLVVTLNLAIGQQTPPVASVLITSCSVARANIWAVSKVNIWFVSVLLMVLMLCTYVPAVPMFLVEYFYR
- a CDS encoding heme-binding protein; amino-acid sequence: MKLALDAAQKIVLAALDWRRSHEMKPITIAVLDSGGFLVALAREDGTSNLRPDIAQGKARGAVGMGLGSRALFERAKSQPYFIQAMNSIAEGSLVPVPGGVLIKEGGQVLGAVGITGDSSDNDETCAIAAIEAVGFTADGG
- a CDS encoding IclR family transcriptional regulator — translated: MKQNTLYVGSLAKGLKLLRAFDDRHTDLSLSDLIERTGLDKSATQRLAYTLHMEGMLDKDPVTRRYRPSHAWLELAFAYYWADPIVGRALPKLIELSQQLGETVNLAELSGDHIIYTNRLPCKRTQFAATVIGRRIPALMTTSGRAMIATYPEAERKMIVESWPMRAFTPHTMTDRAELAAAVEKAVQDGYAIATSQMIIGELAIAAPIIGPDGRSIAAVQCTVSTHHYDKERLRKEILPALWDTANAISPAMRPSSVREFASET